Proteins co-encoded in one Deltaproteobacteria bacterium genomic window:
- a CDS encoding sigma-54-dependent Fis family transcriptional regulator: MLHTILVVDDEQPVCESLEMILEDHYYVLVAKTGEQAMRILKKQAVDLVILDVSMPGMGGMETLHRIMELSKSRPEVVMLSATDSARLGVQAVKEGAFDYITKPFDSNDLLEVIRKAMAKRALEQEVHYLRSEMEKLGGFGNIIGKSPQMREVFRLVEKVSQTGSNVLIAGASGTGKELVARAIHSRGARRGEPFIPVNCAAIPQELLESEFFGHEKGSFTGAHERNIGKFELANKGILFLDEISTLRMELQAKLLRVLQEREFNRVGGPKLIRVDVQIIAATNMDLKNMVAHGAFREDLFYRLNVLPITLPPLKDRPGDIPLLVNHFLKDISYRVNRKIPKVTPEALKLLEAYSWPGNARELENVLERMVALSSGDGPIGIEDLPVEIATTEFSSNAQAGFSDSLLEARDRYEKMYVLSALRKTGWNQSEAARILRIHRNTLLKKMAAFQLSSQKEQQ, encoded by the coding sequence ATTCTTCATACCATCCTGGTTGTGGATGACGAGCAACCCGTCTGCGAATCCCTGGAGATGATCCTGGAGGATCACTACTATGTCCTCGTGGCCAAAACGGGTGAGCAGGCCATGAGGATTCTGAAAAAACAGGCTGTGGACCTCGTCATCCTTGATGTTTCCATGCCCGGAATGGGCGGGATGGAGACTCTGCACAGGATCATGGAGTTAAGCAAATCCAGGCCGGAAGTCGTAATGTTGTCTGCTACAGACAGCGCCCGCCTTGGAGTTCAGGCCGTCAAAGAAGGCGCCTTCGATTATATCACCAAGCCGTTCGACTCCAACGACCTCCTAGAGGTGATCAGGAAGGCCATGGCAAAAAGAGCCCTTGAACAGGAGGTTCACTACCTCAGGTCCGAGATGGAAAAGCTTGGAGGTTTCGGGAATATCATCGGAAAATCCCCCCAGATGCGGGAGGTGTTCCGGCTCGTGGAGAAGGTTTCGCAAACCGGCTCAAACGTCCTGATAGCCGGTGCAAGCGGTACGGGCAAGGAACTCGTGGCCCGGGCCATCCACTCCCGCGGGGCTCGAAGGGGAGAGCCTTTCATCCCGGTTAACTGCGCGGCCATTCCCCAGGAACTGCTGGAAAGCGAATTCTTCGGTCACGAAAAGGGGTCTTTCACCGGGGCTCACGAGAGAAATATCGGCAAATTCGAGCTCGCAAACAAGGGAATCCTCTTTCTGGACGAGATTTCAACCCTTCGTATGGAGCTCCAGGCCAAGCTCCTGAGGGTTCTGCAGGAAAGGGAATTCAACCGGGTCGGCGGCCCCAAACTCATCCGCGTCGACGTCCAGATCATCGCGGCCACGAACATGGATCTCAAAAACATGGTGGCCCACGGGGCTTTCAGGGAAGACCTGTTCTACCGCCTGAACGTTCTCCCCATTACCCTCCCTCCCCTTAAGGACCGCCCCGGTGATATTCCCCTCCTTGTCAACCACTTCCTGAAGGATATCAGCTACAGGGTGAACAGGAAGATCCCCAAAGTGACACCGGAGGCATTGAAATTGTTGGAGGCATATTCGTGGCCCGGCAACGCCAGGGAGTTGGAAAATGTACTCGAGCGCATGGTGGCCCTCTCCTCGGGCGACGGGCCCATAGGCATTGAGGATCTTCCCGTTGAGATCGCAACCACCGAATTTTCCTCCAATGCCCAGGCCGGTTTTTCAGACAGCCTGCTTGAAGCACGCGACCGGTACGAAAAGATGTATGTTTTGTCCGCCCTCAGAAAAACAGGATGGAACCAATCCGAGGCGGCCAGGATCCTTCGCATTCACCGCAACACCCTCCTCAAGAAGATGGCGGCCTTCCAGCTGTCGTCCCAGAAGGAACAACAATGA
- a CDS encoding zinc ribbon domain-containing protein has translation MPVYEFLCGHCEHVFERIMSLSEMQETEVFCPQCGSSDVNQQLGSLSVKVGIGGYRGKVV, from the coding sequence ATGCCGGTATACGAGTTCTTGTGCGGTCATTGCGAGCATGTTTTCGAGAGGATCATGTCACTGTCGGAGATGCAGGAGACGGAGGTGTTCTGTCCCCAATGCGGGAGCAGCGATGTTAACCAGCAGCTTGGCTCCCTCTCCGTGAAGGTGGGGATAGGCGGCTACAGGGGTAAGGTCGTTTAG